DNA sequence from the Sulfurimonas sp. HSL3-7 genome:
CCGTTTTTGATTCCAACGGCGTTTCGCGTTTCATTCACGATATGGCTAAATTCGCCCCTTCCTACGGTAGCCGGTTTAACGTGATCACATCATCGCCTTTGGAGACGTATGGCTTCAGTGACAACATTCTGAATGTAAAATCATTGTTGAGTATCAGGATGCCTTTTTACAAAGAGCAGTTTATCAGTGTCATCCCCCCGTTTTGGAGGCTGTTTAACGAGGTCAGGGCATTCAACCCCGATGTGATCCATATTTCGACACCGGGGAGTTTGGGGATCTGCGCGCTGTTGATCGCAAAGATGCTGAATATTAAAGTGGTGGGTACCTATCACACAGATTTTCCAAGCTATATCTACCAAAATACGAAAAAAGAGTTTATGCTGGCGGCAACACGGGGCTATATGCGTTTCTTTTATCAAAAGCTCGACAAAGTGTTCGCCCGGTCACAGCAGAATCTGAAGATACTGGAAACGGAGATACATGTCAATGCCGAAAACCTGGTCGAGATCAGAGCGGGTACGGATATTGAGGCTTTTTCACCGAGCTTCGCATCTGAGACGATCTGGGCAACGTATGATATTGACAAAAATGCTGTCAAACTGCTCTATGTAGGACGTTTGAGTGTGGAGAAGAACTTCGACTTTCTGCTTGATCTGTTCCAACGATACCGCACAAACAGTGATAAGAAAGTGGTCCTGGTCGCAGTAGGAGAGGGTAGCCGCCTGAAAGAAAAAGAGCGGCTAAAAGAGGAGGGGATCTATCTGCTGGGCAGAAAAAAAGGGGAAGAACTTTCACGTATCTATGCCAGCAGCGACCTTTTTGTTTTTCCTTCCGTCACTGAAACCCTGGGGCAGGCGGTTATGGAAGCCGCTGCAAGCGGATTGAGCGCTGTCGTATCCAATCAGGGCGGCGTGACACAAAGCGTTGAACACGGGGTAAACGGTTACTGTGTCGATACAAATAATGAGCTGCTGTGGCTGGAAAAAATGGATGAACTTATCTGTAATGGTTCATTACGCAGAGAGATGGGGCAATCGGCAAGAGCTAAAATGGAAGGAAGGTCAATAAAATCAAGCTGTGAACAGTTTTTAAAGCAGCACGATTTTGAATTAAGAGAGAAGAGAGGGTGACGCCGCAAGGCGCACCGTCAGTGCTTACAGATCTTTTTCGTGTTTAGCAAGGTACTCGGCAACACCGGCAGTGTCGGCTTTCATACCTTCGTCACCTTTGTTCCAACCCGCAGCACATACTTCACCGTGCTCGTTAGTGAAAAGCATTGCGTCAACCATACGGATCATCTCATCGATGTTACGTCCAAGAGGAAGGTCATTGATAACAGCGTGGCGAACAGTACCGTCTTTGTCGATCAGGAATGAACCGCGCAGTGCAACACCGCCGTCAAGAAGAACATCATATGATTTTGCGATCTCTTTGGTAAGGTCGGCAACCAGCGGGTAACGGACCTGGCCGATACCGCCTTCGTTTACCGGTGTGTTCTTCCAGGCAAAGTGAGAGAACTGAGAGTCAATAGAGACACCGATTACTTCAATACCACGTGACTTGAACTCATCCAGACGGTGGTCGAATGCGATGATCTCAGATGGACATACAAAGGTGAAGTCAAGTGGATAGAAGAAAAGAACCGTACCGTTTTCACCGAAGTTCTCGTATAGGTTGAAGTCTTCTTTGATTTCATTGTTTCCCATTACAGTGGTTGCTGTAAAGTCAGGTGCTTTGTTTGTTACTAGCATAGGTTGTCTCCAAATATTAATTTTTTATGGCAAGGATTGTAGCACAAGAAAATAAATAAAATTATGTGATAAAAAACCAGCTTAAAAGTTTAAATTGCTTTCAGCTATAATCGCGGACTTTCATTTTATATGATGATGTGCTTTGTAAAAATGTTGGACATGGATTCCGGTATATTTATGAAGTATCAGCACACAAGGTGAAGGATAATACAATAAAGGAAATCGATGACTAGAGAGTATATTTTTACTTCTGAGTCTGTAACAGAAGGGCATCCTGACAAGATGGCCGATCAGATTAGTGATGCTATTCTGGATGACATTATTGCTAAAGATCCTAAAGCGCACGTCGCGTGTGAGACTTTGGTTTCGAATGGTTTTTGTGTAATTGCAGGCGAATTAAAAACACATGCGTATACCCCGATGCAGGATATTGTACGTCAGGTAGTAAAAGAGATCGGCTATACCGATGCCACCTATGGATTTGACCACCGCTCTGCGGCTGTCTTGAATGCTATTGGCGAGCAGTCGCCGGACATCGACCAGGGTGTTGCCCAGGCCGGTGGGGAGATCGGCGCAGGTGACCAGGGACTGATGTTCGGTTTTGCATGCAAAGAGACACCTGAGCTGATGCCGCTGCCGATTCACTTGGCACATCGCATCACGGAACGTCTGGCAGAAGTCCGCAAAGAGGGAATTATCCCGTATCTTCGTCCGGACGGAAAAGCGCAGATCTCTGTAAAATATGCAGGCGGAAAACCTGTCTCTGTTGAAACGGTTGTTGTCTCAACACAACACCATGAAGAAGTCTCCCAAGAACAGCTGCATAAAGATGTTATCGAAGAGGTCATTAAAAAGGTGATTCCGGCGGAACTGTTGAGTGAAAATGTAAAGTACCACATCAATCCGACCGGTAAATTCGTAATCGGCGGACCGCAAGGTGATGCGGGTCTTACAGGCCGTAAGATTATTGTTGACACCTACGGCGGTTCATGTCCGCACGGCGGGGGCGCTTTCTCAGGAAAAGATCCAACCAAGGTAGACCGTTCAGCTGCTTACGCTGCGCGTCACGTTGCAAAAAACCTGGTGGCCTCCGGTGCGTGTGAACGTGCAACGATCCAGGTCGCTTATGCGATCGGTGTTGTCAAACCGGTCTCGATCATGGTCAATACGCATGGTACAGGTGTTGTTGATGAAGAGAAGATCGAAGAGTGTGTTAAAGAACTTTTTGACTTGACGCCTAAAGGTATTATCGATGCACTCGATCTATTGCGCCCTATCTATCGTAAAACAGCGGCATACGGCCATTTTGGTCGTGAACTGCCTGAATTTACGTGGGAAAAGACCGACAGAGCTGAAGAGATCAGGAACTATTTAGGGCTCTAAAATGTTACTCTCTCTCTGAAGGAAACGTCAGACTGACCGCGCTGTTTCGGATGAAAGAATGCGGCAGTATGGGTACGATGAAGAGACGGAAAATTTCCGCCTCTTCAAGCAAAGACACACCTTCTTCCAGACTATCTTTATGTCCAAGACAGAGGCATACGTCTCTCTTTTTTTTTACAAGTCTGATATGACGCTTTTAGCCCATGTTTTTCCACCCAAAAACCTCAAGTCTGATTGTGCTGATAATGACTCTCAAAACACCTATTTATGGGCTTTAGGTCAATTAGTAACAGTTTTTTTATTGTGCAAAATATAGCTATTTATTTTTAGAAACAATTAATGTTCTTGTGTTATAGTTATCTCGAAATTACAATAGGAGACTGATTATGGCAGTATTTATTAATGACACATGTATCAACTGTGGCGCTTGTATTGACGAATGTCCGGTAGAAGCAATTGTTGACGAGGATGATAACCCGACAGGAGAAGAGCTGTACTACGTTTACCCAGATAAATGTGTAGAGTGTGTTGGTCACCACGATGAGCCGGCATGTGCAACTGCATGTCCAACTGAGGGCTGTATCACATGGGATATGCCTTTTACTGCTGAAAACAAAGACTTCTTTGCTGCAGGCAACTATGTAGACGGTAAAAACTACGTGATGGAAGATGCAGATGCTGAAATGCCATTCCGTGAAGATATCTCTATGGAAGCACGTACTGCTCGCGAAAACATCGTAGATTAATACGACACAGTATCGGCTTTTGCCGATACGCTTTTACTCTCTTTCATTTTAATTAACTTCATAAGATTTCATTTAAACTAAAACACAACATAGTTTCAGTATAATCCCACTCTAAATTTTCAATTTTCGGGAGTTCTGAATGGAACGCACACTATCAATCATCAAACCTGACGCAGTGGCTAAAGGTGTTATCGGCAAGATCCTAGATCGCTTTGAAAGCAATGGTCTTCGTATTGCAGCAACAAAAAAACTTCAACTGTCTCGTCAGGATGCTGAGGCGTTTTATGCGGTTCACAGCGAGCGTCCTTTCTTTAAAGACCTTGTTGACTTCATGATCTCTGGTCCTGTTGTCGTTTCTGTCCTTGAAGGCGAAGATGCAATGAAAAAAAACCGTGACCTTATGGGCGCAACAAACCCTAAAGAAGCTGAAGCAGGAACAATCCGTGCTGATTTCGCTGAGAACATCGATGCGAACGCAGTTCACGGAAGTGACTCTTTGGAAAATGCTGCGGTTGAGATCGCTTTCTTTTTTGCTGAGAGAGAGATCGCGTAATTACCGATGAACATCCCGTTCAGACGTATTACAAAAACACCGACTGAATTCGAAGTCGAGTCAGACGGTGTCACGCTTAAAGGGACGGTTGTCTTTAAAGAGCGTAACATAGTTCTACTTCAAGCACAGTTGCAAGGACAAATCGAGCTTACTTGTGACATTTGTGCGGAAGATTTCGCTACAATACTGAACGAAAAAATAGAGCTACTTGTTTCCGACGGCATTTACCAAGGCTTTGATGAGAAGCTGGATGTTGTCGAAATGCAAGATAATATCGATTTTGATGAGTTGTTACATACCGAGATCGAATTGATCCGTAGTGACTATCACAGTTGTGAAAACTGTAAAAACCAAGAAAGGAATTAAACATGGCAGTACCTAAGAGAAGAGTATCACACTCACGTTCGGCAAAACGCAGAACGCACTATAAGATCACACTAGCACGCCCGGTTAAAGATAAAGATGGCACATACAAGTTGCCACACCACATTAACCCGACTACTGGCGAGTACAAATAATCAATGGTGAAAATTGCGATTGACGCAATGGGCGGGGACTTTGGTCCCGAGCCAATTGTCAAGGGTTGTTTATTAGCACTAAAAGAGCGTAAGTTCGAGCCAATTCTGGTTGGTAAACGAGATGAGATTTTGTCTTTGTTACCCAAGGGTTATAAAAATAAGATTTTGATTGTGGACGCTGATGACGTTATAGATATGTCGGATGCAGCAACCGATGCATTAAAGCGAAAAGAGAGCTCTATCTACAAGGCTGTCGAGCTGGTCAAAAACGGCGAAGCACAGGGTGTCGTCTCTGCAGGTCACAGCGGTGCGACCATGACATTGGCCACACTCCGTCTGGGCCGGTTGAAACATGTTTCCCGTCCGGCACTGGTGACATTGATGCCGAGTAAGGGGAAACAGCGCACCGTTCTTCTGGATGTTGGCGCGAATGTCGACTGCAGTGCTGATAACCTTGTAGAGTTCGCCGTGATGGGACAATATTATGCTCACGACATGCTTGGTATCGAAAAACCGAGTATCGGCCTTCTCGCCAATGGGGAAGAGGCATCAAAAGGCAACGAGGTGACAAAGGCTGCGTTTAAAAAACTGCAGGGTTATGAAGGCTTTAAAGGCAATGTTGAAGGAAGCGATATCTTTAACGGTTCGTGCAATGTCATTGTTTGTGACGGTTTTATCGGTAACCTTGTATTGAAAACGGCAGAAGGTGTTGCAAGCACCATTTCGTTCTTCATCAAAGACTATATCCGTAAGTCACCTATTGCGATTACGGGTGCACTGCTGATGCGTAAGGTATTCAAGCTGCTTAAAAGGCAGATTGACTATGCAGAAGTGGGCGGTGCACCGCTTATCGGCATTAAGGGGTGTGCGATCGTCAGTCACGGAAAAAGTAACCCAAAAGCGATCAAAAATGCTATTTTTCAAGCAATCCGTTATGTCGATACCGGCGTCAATGAACATATTGAACGCTCATTAACGCAACTAGTTGAAGGTAAATAATGTACGCTGCTTTTCGTTCTATCGGGGCCTATGCACCGGAAAAGATTCTATCTAATGATGAGTTGACCAAAATGGTCGATACCACTGATGAGTGGATTACCAAACGTACCGGTATCAAAGAACGCCGTATTGCGGCAGAAAATGAGACCACGTCCGATATGGCGGTAAAAGCGGCTGAAAAAGCGATTGAACGTTCGGGGCTTAATAAGAGTGATATCGATATGATTGTTGTTGCGACGATCTCGCCGGACTATTTCAACATGCCCTCTACCGCTACGGTGGTTGCCCACAAGATGGGACTTGATAAGGTGACTGCTTTTGATATATCTGCAGCTTGTACAGGGTTTATCTATGTGCTCAGTGTCGCGAAAGCGTTTATTGAATCCGGTATGAAGAAAAATGTACTGATCGTAGGCGCAGAAAAGATGTCCGCGATAACGGATTACACGGACCGCGGTACCTGCATCCTGTTCGGTGACGGTGCCGGTGCGGCTGTTATCTCTGCAACTGAAAACAAAGAAGAAGCGATTGTCGATATCCATACAGCTGCTGACGGAAGTCTGGGTGATTTTTTGATGACCCCGGACGGCGGTACGGGAAATCCGCACAAGAACGAGCTAAAAGCAGAGGCCTCTTTTATTCAGATGAAAGGCAACGAGACTTTTAAAATCGCCGTTCGCACTTTGACGAATGACGTGGTTGATATTCTTAAAACGAACAACATCACACCGAATGAAGTCACGCATTTTGTTCCGCACCAAGCCAATTACCGTATCATTAAAGCGGTTGGCGATGCACTTAAATTCAGAGATGAACAGGTTGTCCTGACGGTTGCGAAGTATGGTAATACTTCGGGTGCTTCGATTCCTATGGCGATCAATGAGGTATATGAACAAGGTAAATTGAAGGCAGGCGATTTGATGCTGCTGGATGCTTTTGGCGGCGGACTTACCTGGGGTTCAGCGCTGGTTCCGTTTTCTCCTCTGACTAAATAAAAACTACCGCTACACGGGTCAGCGTACCCTCCCGTTTCACAAGGCTCTCTTGCTGTTTTTTGACATTTTTTGTTAAGATACACTTATATTTATAAAAATACAGGCAACAAGGTTTTTTTATGGAGATGGATAAGCAGACATTTGGATATATTTTTGGTTTTCTTGTAATCGCATTTCTTTGGCTGCATTTTCGAAACCCCTACAGTGGAAAAAACGATCGCCGGAAAA
Encoded proteins:
- a CDS encoding glycosyltransferase family 1 protein, whose amino-acid sequence is MNTELPNIILVSDTVFDSNGVSRFIHDMAKFAPSYGSRFNVITSSPLETYGFSDNILNVKSLLSIRMPFYKEQFISVIPPFWRLFNEVRAFNPDVIHISTPGSLGICALLIAKMLNIKVVGTYHTDFPSYIYQNTKKEFMLAATRGYMRFFYQKLDKVFARSQQNLKILETEIHVNAENLVEIRAGTDIEAFSPSFASETIWATYDIDKNAVKLLYVGRLSVEKNFDFLLDLFQRYRTNSDKKVVLVAVGEGSRLKEKERLKEEGIYLLGRKKGEELSRIYASSDLFVFPSVTETLGQAVMEAAASGLSAVVSNQGGVTQSVEHGVNGYCVDTNNELLWLEKMDELICNGSLRREMGQSARAKMEGRSIKSSCEQFLKQHDFELREKRG
- a CDS encoding peroxiredoxin produces the protein MLVTNKAPDFTATTVMGNNEIKEDFNLYENFGENGTVLFFYPLDFTFVCPSEIIAFDHRLDEFKSRGIEVIGVSIDSQFSHFAWKNTPVNEGGIGQVRYPLVADLTKEIAKSYDVLLDGGVALRGSFLIDKDGTVRHAVINDLPLGRNIDEMIRMVDAMLFTNEHGEVCAAGWNKGDEGMKADTAGVAEYLAKHEKDL
- the metK gene encoding methionine adenosyltransferase, producing the protein MTREYIFTSESVTEGHPDKMADQISDAILDDIIAKDPKAHVACETLVSNGFCVIAGELKTHAYTPMQDIVRQVVKEIGYTDATYGFDHRSAAVLNAIGEQSPDIDQGVAQAGGEIGAGDQGLMFGFACKETPELMPLPIHLAHRITERLAEVRKEGIIPYLRPDGKAQISVKYAGGKPVSVETVVVSTQHHEEVSQEQLHKDVIEEVIKKVIPAELLSENVKYHINPTGKFVIGGPQGDAGLTGRKIIVDTYGGSCPHGGGAFSGKDPTKVDRSAAYAARHVAKNLVASGACERATIQVAYAIGVVKPVSIMVNTHGTGVVDEEKIEECVKELFDLTPKGIIDALDLLRPIYRKTAAYGHFGRELPEFTWEKTDRAEEIRNYLGL
- the ndk gene encoding nucleoside-diphosphate kinase — encoded protein: MERTLSIIKPDAVAKGVIGKILDRFESNGLRIAATKKLQLSRQDAEAFYAVHSERPFFKDLVDFMISGPVVVSVLEGEDAMKKNRDLMGATNPKEAEAGTIRADFAENIDANAVHGSDSLENAAVEIAFFFAEREIA
- the rpmF gene encoding 50S ribosomal protein L32, which produces MAVPKRRVSHSRSAKRRTHYKITLARPVKDKDGTYKLPHHINPTTGEYK
- the plsX gene encoding phosphate acyltransferase PlsX, translating into MVKIAIDAMGGDFGPEPIVKGCLLALKERKFEPILVGKRDEILSLLPKGYKNKILIVDADDVIDMSDAATDALKRKESSIYKAVELVKNGEAQGVVSAGHSGATMTLATLRLGRLKHVSRPALVTLMPSKGKQRTVLLDVGANVDCSADNLVEFAVMGQYYAHDMLGIEKPSIGLLANGEEASKGNEVTKAAFKKLQGYEGFKGNVEGSDIFNGSCNVIVCDGFIGNLVLKTAEGVASTISFFIKDYIRKSPIAITGALLMRKVFKLLKRQIDYAEVGGAPLIGIKGCAIVSHGKSNPKAIKNAIFQAIRYVDTGVNEHIERSLTQLVEGK
- a CDS encoding beta-ketoacyl-ACP synthase III: MYAAFRSIGAYAPEKILSNDELTKMVDTTDEWITKRTGIKERRIAAENETTSDMAVKAAEKAIERSGLNKSDIDMIVVATISPDYFNMPSTATVVAHKMGLDKVTAFDISAACTGFIYVLSVAKAFIESGMKKNVLIVGAEKMSAITDYTDRGTCILFGDGAGAAVISATENKEEAIVDIHTAADGSLGDFLMTPDGGTGNPHKNELKAEASFIQMKGNETFKIAVRTLTNDVVDILKTNNITPNEVTHFVPHQANYRIIKAVGDALKFRDEQVVLTVAKYGNTSGASIPMAINEVYEQGKLKAGDLMLLDAFGGGLTWGSALVPFSPLTK